In Capsicum annuum cultivar UCD-10X-F1 chromosome 11, UCD10Xv1.1, whole genome shotgun sequence, one genomic interval encodes:
- the LOC107855515 gene encoding putative leucine-rich repeat receptor-like protein kinase At2g19210 has protein sequence MYSHVDSNYALFMRSRVAFGSNQIIRYTDDPYDRIWVPGNSLVSVISDATVIDTSHGDQPPQKVLQNAISPTNSSNIITWNMSFLPIASNVPIYMNMYFSEVTQLDSNQARSFMIFKDTESFSDPILPPYGNFTQLYVSNLTVSPDTTFSIVPTTNSTLPPLINALEIFIVGDALTDGTNSQDVENLVSLQKEFEVLQGWIGDPCLPSPYTYDWVNCSSNDPPRITALYLSGFNLSGSLPDFSSMDALEKIDLSDNNLDGPIPDFLGTLPNLKELNLANNQFSGPIPASLSDKNGLTIDTSGNSDLCSASNESCQNNDSSSTGNQPPTQSSNNKSPNKKKKKKNKLPIILGTTIPAFLLVWAIVGIFAILHYKNKVATTSASVNPGQTSGSNSPSGGAQGNNAKDVQMAENFEKVDGQHENSTNV, from the exons ATGTATAGTCATGTTGATTCTAATTATGCTTTGTTCATGAGAAGTAGAGTTGCTTTTGGTTCCAACCAAATTATAAG GTACACAGATGATCCCTATGACAGAATATGGGTGCCTGGAAATTCATTAGTATCAGTGATTAGTGATGCCACAGTCATTGACACAAGTCATGGAGATCAACCTCCACAAAAAGTGCTACAAAATGCAATTTCCCCAACCAATTCATCAAACATCATAACATGGAACATGAGTTTTCTTCCCATTGCTAGTAATGTTCCAATCTACATGAACATGTACTTTTCGGAAGTGACACAACTTGATTCCAACCAAGCAAGgtccttcatgattttcaaagATACTGAGTCTTTCTCAGACCCAATTTTACCACCTTATGGAAATTTTACTCAATTGTATGTTAGCAATCTCACTGTTTCACCAGACACTACTTTCTCTATTGTGCCTACCACAAATTCAACACTTCCCCCTCTTATCAATgccttggaaatattcattgtTGGTGATGCATTGACTGATGGAACAAACAGCCAAGATG TGGAGAACTTAGTATCACTGCAAAAGGAATTTGAAGTATTACAAGGCTGGATTGGTGATCCTTGTCTTCCATCACCTTATACATATGATTGGGTTAATTGCAGCAGCAATGATCCACCTCGCATTACAGCACT GTATTTGAGTGGATTCAATCTGTCAGGATCACTTCCAGATTTTAGTTCCATGGATGCTCTTGAGAAAAT tgATTTGAGCGACAACAATTTGGATGGACCAATTCCTGATTTCCTTGGCACCTTACCGAACCTTAAAGAACT GAATTTAGCAAATAATCAGTTCAGTGGACCAATACCTGCCTCATTATCAGACAAAAATGGCCTAACAATAGA TACTTCAGGCAATTCAGATTTGTGCAGTGCATCAAATGAATCTTGCCAGAATAACGATTCATCATCAACAGGAAATCAACCACCAACTCAATCCTCCAATAATAAATCAcccaataagaagaagaagaagaaaaacaaactACCCATAATACTTGGCACAACAATTCCAGCATTCTTACTTGTGTGGGCTATTGTGGGTATTTTTGCTATTTTACACTACAAAAACAAAGTGGCTACTACATCTGCTTCTGTCAACCCAG GACAAACTAGTGGAAGTAACAGTCCTTCTGGAGGAGCACAAGGAAATAATGCAAAGGATGTTCAAATGGCTGAAAATTTTGAGAAGGTTGATGGTCAACATGAGAACTCAACAAATGTCTAG